Proteins co-encoded in one Sander vitreus isolate 19-12246 chromosome 9, sanVit1, whole genome shotgun sequence genomic window:
- the LOC144523898 gene encoding inosine-uridine preferring nucleoside hydrolase — MARKQVIIDTDCGIDDAQAIMMALAAPNIQVMGITCVFGNAAVENVCQNVLRVLAVCEREGIPVFRGSGGPLVGASNPVRNHFGTDGLGDVIKDKDPQWELKIQREHAVNAMIRLVTENQKQVSLVALGPLTNLALAVRLDPRFPQKLKDLYIMGGNMEGKGNVTLCAEFNFAMDPESAYIVLEEFLCPTYLASWEYSCRNALTWEFFEELINQDAAAAVFMKMITSKCWAYSKDAMRSKRDVYFGPGFVSYDAYAMAACIDGSVVTERMECPVRVELQGSMSRGMMALDRTNDLKKSHRVFVLTKCDVAKLGQLLMASLRQPKK, encoded by the exons ATGGCCAGGAAGCAGGTGATCATCGACACAGACTGCGGCATAGATGATGCTCAGGCTATAATGATGGCCTTGGCAGCACCCAACATCCAGGTCATGGGCATCACCTGTGTGTTTGGGAACGCAGCAGTTGAGAATGTGTGTCAGAATGTTTTGAGGGTGCTCGCCGTCTGTGAGCGCGAGGGG aTTCCAGTGTTTCGAGGTTCTGGTGGTCCTCTAGTTGGAGCCAGTAACCCAGTCAGAAACCACTTTGGAACAGATGGACTTGGGGATGTGATTAAAGACAAAGACCCACAGTGGGAGCTGAAGATCCAGAGAGAGCATGCAGTCAATGCAATGATTAGGCTGGTGACCGAAAACCAGAAGCAG GTCTCCTTGGTGGCCCTTGGCCCGCTCACTAATCTGGCATTGGCTGTCCGACTGGATCCACGTTTTCCCCAAAAGCTCAAAGATCTGTACATTATGGGGGGCAACATGGAAG GAAAAGGAAATGTGACACTATGTGCAGAGTTTAACTTTGCAATGGATCCAGAGTCTGCCTATATTGTTCTTGAAGAATTCCTCTGCCCTACATACCTGGCATCATGGGAATACTCGTGCAGAAATGCCCTGACATGG GAGTTCTTTGAAGAGTTGATCAATCAGGATGCAGCTGCTGCAGTCTTTATGAagatgataacatctaaatgcTGGGCTTACTCCAAAGATGCTATGAGGAGCAAGAGAGACGTGTACTTTGGACCTGGCTTCGTCTCTTACGATGCCTATGCGATGGCCGCCTGTATTGACGGCAGTGTGGTAACAGAGAGGATGGAGTGTCCTGTCCGCGTGGAGCTGCAGGGTTCCATGTCTCGTGGCATGATGGCACTGGATCGCACAAATGACCTGAAGAAGAGCCACAGGGTATTTGTTCTGACTAAGTGTGATGTTGCCAAGCTTGGTCAGTTACTCATGGCATCTCTTAGACAACCTAAGAAGTAA